A DNA window from Branchiostoma lanceolatum isolate klBraLanc5 chromosome 17, klBraLanc5.hap2, whole genome shotgun sequence contains the following coding sequences:
- the LOC136423008 gene encoding neuroligin-4, X-linked-like, translated as MKPRLTALAFMASVFIMVSGNPKSDLVVTTKYGPVRGRRIEAPKHGMRAVRRYLGIPYARPPVGDLRFKPPQTPLHWVKEKDCTTAAAACLQVVPPDDATFPFPPRFRKSMQSYLTRMDEDCLHLNIYSPEGQGNLDREEMYPLAVLVFIHGGGYTSGTANAYDGTVLASHGLVVVITVNYRLGVFGFLSTGDKSAPGNYGIMDQIAALQWISDNIGSFNGDPTRITLVGFGTGASSVNLLTMSPKSAGLFRRAILQSGSALSTWSMAHNPRHSATILAERVGCCREDTFQTLQCLRSKRASDLLIKEATFSGSPFYSIFGPVVDGTVITDNPRRLLEGDLFRSYDLMLGIAENDGYNYVGNLSGINDGLPEDAFRVVVSDFVNHVFPYRENEIQDAILFIYTNWGNDNNETRRRSVVRMFTEQQIAVPIIDVANSHSLRNTESSTYFYCFTYRADNSPFPKWAGAVNGEELPFLFGAPLTPLKMFQNQNFSKAETMLSAAIMTYWSNFAKSGNPEEPKNQETTFIHERPNRYERIAWEPYSVDNCSTCRENFMYLGMNPRTSRGFRSQRVAFWIELVPKLLRPQAIPGHNKLHPPLTSSEMCEIPDLARTIAGKNGLAVRYPDDRLKTFGAKKHASDKCIPVSVTPASPAPSPATEQGHPGRSGNSPHDWADLHESSDTAEPKSSGLSVVIAVGATLLCLNLVVLVVCYKRARRRRRKTDEIMHRQDRTRLTASDMHGLLKIHETAQRYESSQSDETLEMEEITTKSSCLVEHEDIQDSKTRVV; from the exons ATGAAGCCACGATTGACTGCTCTTGCCTTCATGGCCTCGGTTTTCATCATGGTGTCTGGAAATCCAAAGAGCGATCTGGTGGTTACCACAAAGTACGGCCCCGTCAGGGGGAGGAGGATCGAGGCACCAAAACATGGCATGCGGGCCGTCAGGAGATACCTGGGTATCCCTTACGCAAGGCCACCTGTAGGTGATCTCCGGTTCAAACCGCCACAAACACCCTTACACTGGGTAAAGGAGAAGGACTGCACCACAGCAGCAGCTGCTTGTCTGCAGGTCGTCCCACCAGACGACGCTACATTCCCCTTTCCTCCCCGCTTCAGAAAATCGATGCAATCATACTTGACAAGGATGGATGAAGACTGCCTACACCTGAATATCTACAGTCCAGAGGGCCAAG GAAATCTTGATAGGGAGGAGATGTATCCTTTGGCGGTGCTGGTGTTCATCCACGGCGGTGGCTACACTTCCGGCACGGCTAATGCGTACGACGGGACCGTCCTGGCCAGTCACGGCCTCGTGGTAGTGATCACTGTCAACTACAGACTGGGAGTTTTTG GTTTCCTGAGTACTGGTGATAAAAGTGCCCCAGGCAACTACGGGATCATGGATCAGATCGCCGCCCTGCAGTGGATCAGTGACAACATTGGATCGTTCAACGGCGACCCCACCAGAATCACACTCGTCGGGTTTGGAACTGGCGCCTCCTCCGTCAACCTGTTAACTATGTCTCCAAAATCCGCTG GCTTGTTTCGCCGTGCTATTCTTCAGAGCGGATCGGCCCTATCTACGTGGTCGATGGCACATAATCCTCGCCACTCAGCCACCATTTTAGCAGAGAGAGTGGGGTGCTGTCGAGAAGACACCTTCCAGACACTCCAATGTCTTCGCAGCAAACGTGCCAGTGACTTGCTAATCAAAGAAGCCACTTTTTCGGGTTCTCCGTTTTATTCCATTTTCGGGCCTGTTGTGGACGGCACTGTCATTACAGACAATCCACGAAGGCTTCTCGAAGGCGACCTCTTCCGAAGTTATGATCTGATGCTTGGTATCGCCGAAAACGACGGCTACAATTACGTAGGCAACTTGTCAGGAATCAACGATGGTCTTCCAGAAGATGCATTCAGAGTGGTCGTCAGTGACTTCGTCAATCACGTGTTCCCCTATAGGGAAAACGAAATTCAAGACGCCATCTTGTTTATTTACACGAACTGGGGAAACGATAATAATGAGACAAGACGACGTAGCGTTGTACGTATGTTCACGGAGCAACAGATCGCAGTGCCTATTATTGACGTTGCCAACTCACACTCTCTACGAAATACCGAAAGCTCGACTTATTTCTACTGTTTTACATACAGGGCAGACAACAGCCCTTTCCCGAAATGGGCAGGGGCAGTGAACGGGGAAGAACTGCCATTTCTATTTGGCGCTCCTTTGACACCattgaaaatgtttcaaaatcaaaatttctCAAAAGCAGAAACGATGTTGAGTGCAGCCATCATGACTTACTGGAGCAACTTTGCCAAAAGCGG AAATCCAGAGGAACCTAAAAACCAGGAAACTACATTCATCCACGAGAGACCAAACAGATATGAGCGGATCGCCTGGGAACCGTACAGCGTGGACAACTGTAGCACGTGCCGGGAGAACTTCATGTACCTGGGGATGAACCCACGGACATCGCGAGGGTTCCGTTCACAGAGGGTGGCGTTTTGGATCGAGCTTGTCCCAAAGTTGCTCCGCCCGCAAGCTATACCCGGACACAACAAGCTACATCCACCACTCACTTCTAGCGAAATGTGTGAAATCCCCGACCTAGCGCGGACTATTGCGGGTAAAAATGGTCTAGCAGTGCGCTATCCAGATGATAGGTTGAAGACATTCGGTGCAAAGAAGCATGCATCAGATAAGTGTATACCCGTGTCCGTAACCCCCGCATCCCCGGCCCCCTCACCGGCTACTGAGCAAGGTCACCCGGGCAGGTCGGGCAATTCGCCGCACGACTGGGCCGATCTCCACGAGAGCTCGGACACCGCAGAGCCGAAGTCTTCGGGACTGAGTGTGGTCATCGCGGTCGGAGCAACCTTACTGTGTTTAAACCTTGTAGTTTTAGTCGTCTGTTACAAGAGAGCAAGGCGACGACGCAGGAAAACTGACGAAATCATGCAtagacaggacaggacaagattGACGGCATCGGACATGCATGGTTTGTTAAAGATACACGAGACTGCGCAACGCTACGAGTCGAGTCAAAGTGATGAGACGTTAGAAATGGAGGAGATCACAACAAAGAGTAGCTGCCTTGTGGAACATGAAGATATACAAGACAGCAAGACTCGTGTCGTATAA